DNA from Streptomyces rishiriensis:
CCCGTCGTACAAGGCGGGATGATGTGGGTGGGCCGGGCGGAACTGGCCGCCGCCGTCTCGGAGGCCGGCGGCCTCGGCATCGTCACCGCGCTCACCCAGCCCAGCCCGGCAGAGCTCGCCCGCGAGATCGAGCGCACCCGCAAGCTCACCGACAAGCCGTTCGGCGTCAACCTCACCATCCTGCCGACGATCACACCACCGCCTTACGACGAGTACCGGCGCGCGATCGTCGACTCCGGGGTCACGATCGTCGAGACCGCCGGGTCGAGTCCTGAACCGCACATGGAGTTCTTTGCCGAGCACAACGTGCGGGTGATCCACAAGTGCACAAGTGTCCGGCATGCCGTCAAGGCCGAACGGCTGGGCGTGGCGGCGGTCTCGATCGACGGCTTCGAGTGCGCGGGGCACCCCGGCGAGGACGACGTCCCCGGTCTGGTACTGATCCCCGCGGCCGCCGACGCGCTCACGATCCCGTTCATCGCCTCAGGCGGATTCTGCGACGGCAGGGGGCTCGCTGCGGCACTCGCGCTCGGCGCGGACGGGGTCAACATGGGCACACGCTTCCTGTGCTCGGCGGAGGCGCCGGTCGCCGAATCGGTCAAGCAGCGGATCATCGACGCCTCCGAACTCGACACCCGTCTCATCTTCCGGCAACTGCGCAACACCGCTCGGGTGGCCCGCAACGCGGTCAGCGACGAGGTCGTCCGTATCCTGGCCGACGGGGGTACCTTCCCCGATGTCCAGCCACTGGTTACCGGTGCACGAGGACGCCTCGTCTTCGAGGACGGTGACCTCGACGCCGGAATCTGGTCCGTCGGCCTCTCCCAGGGGTTGGTGCGCGACATCGCACCGGCGGGGGATCTCGTGCGGCGAATCGTCAGCGAGGCACGGGAAGTGACTCTGCGCATGACCGAGCATCTGGCCTGACGGCCGCGTAACCGCCGCCGCGTCAAGGGCGAGAGGATGCCGCCCCTGGCCTGGTACAGGTTCCAGGTCAGGGGCGGTCCGGCCCCACGTCGTCGAACTTGAGGGATCGGGGAGTCAGGCCGAGCGACGCCGCTGCCTAACCGCTATTCGCCCAAACTGCTCCGGCAGGTACTGCGGCGGCACCTGGACGCTGGACGCCCTCCGTGTCGGCAGCCGACCCCGACCGACGCGTTCAGTGCGCACGTTCGGAGACAGGGAAACGATGCGCCCGTGGTCCAGTCGTGCGATCCATCGGACAGGCCCTAGCTAGCTCTGCTTGATCGCGGAGATGTCGAACTCCAGGACGATCTTGTCGCTTACCAGCACGCCGCCACCTTCCAGGGCCGCGTTCCAGGTCACGCCGAACTCCTTGCGGGAGATGGTCACCGATCCCTCCAGTCCTACCCGCAGGTTGCCGTAGGGGTCGACGGCGTTGCCGGTGTACTCGAAGTCGATGGTGACCGGACGGGTGGTGTCCTTGACGGTGAGGTCGCCGGTGACGCGGTACTCGGTGTCGGAGCGGGGCTCGACCGCGGTCGAGCGGAAGGTGATGTCGGGGAAGGTGGGGGCGTCCAGGAAGTCGTTGGTGCGCAGGTGCTGATCGCGCTGTTCGACGCCGGTGTCGATGCTCTCGGTCTTGATCACCACCTGGGCGGTGGATCGGGTCGGATCCGTGCCATCCAGATGGATGGTGCCCTCGAACTGGTGGAATACGCCGCGGACCTTGGTCACCATGGCGTGGCGGGCGACGAAGCCGATCTGGGTGTGGGCGGGGTCGAGAACGTAGTCCCCGGT
Protein-coding regions in this window:
- a CDS encoding NAD(P)H-dependent flavin oxidoreductase; the protein is MSEAAPSAPRLRTRFTELLGIEYPVVQGGMMWVGRAELAAAVSEAGGLGIVTALTQPSPAELAREIERTRKLTDKPFGVNLTILPTITPPPYDEYRRAIVDSGVTIVETAGSSPEPHMEFFAEHNVRVIHKCTSVRHAVKAERLGVAAVSIDGFECAGHPGEDDVPGLVLIPAAADALTIPFIASGGFCDGRGLAAALALGADGVNMGTRFLCSAEAPVAESVKQRIIDASELDTRLIFRQLRNTARVARNAVSDEVVRILADGGTFPDVQPLVTGARGRLVFEDGDLDAGIWSVGLSQGLVRDIAPAGDLVRRIVSEAREVTLRMTEHLA
- a CDS encoding YceI family protein, translating into MTVAKPELTGDYVLDPAHTQIGFVARHAMVTKVRGVFHQFEGTIHLDGTDPTRSTAQVVIKTESIDTGVEQRDQHLRTNDFLDAPTFPDITFRSTAVEPRSDTEYRVTGDLTVKDTTRPVTIDFEYTGNAVDPYGNLRVGLEGSVTISRKEFGVTWNAALEGGGVLVSDKIVLEFDISAIKQS